TCGGGCCGAGGCCCTGGCCTCTCACAACCAGAACCGAACATGGTGCATTGTGAACTACTGAGTTGGAAACAGAACCCAAATACACGCGCTGCCAAAATCCTCGGCCATGCGAACCCATAACGATCAGGTCAGCATTCCACTCTGCGGCCGTTTCGACCACGGCTTGCGCCGGAGATCCAACCGCAAGTTCCGTTGTAATGTTCTGATCACCCTTGAGGCAATCAGAAAGCATGGACCTGGCTTTGTCCAGATTGCCAGCAGCCTCATTTCGAGCCTCTCTAATATACGTATTGTAGTACTCATCGACAACCCCGAACGGTGCCCCGACAATGTGTGTCATCGGTTCGACGACAGTGAGTATCTTGACCTCGTCGTACTTTCCAGCAAAAGCACTGCAGTATTTGGCAACGGCAGCGTCGCTGAATTCAGAGCCGTCGATCGCAATGATTATTCGCATTTTCCATACCCCTCAGGCTGCTGCTTTTTCTAAAGTATCAGCCTCAAATTCCCCTGATTCCGGCTCTTTGACAGTATGATCCACTACCTGAAGTACCCCATCGTGGCCGATGATGCTGAGCCGGTCGACGAACCGCGTTGCATTTTCCGGATGATCCGAGACAAATGTGAATACAGGCAACGCAGAGCGGGTGTCGTTTAACACCGCATGGCAGATCTGTGTGACGCAGGCCGCGAGATCATCTGGCGAGCGTTCAGATCCTGGCATTCCCGAAGCACATATGCCCGGGCTTACTAAAATGTCTTCAAAATAGGGACAATTTGCTGTGCAGCTATCTATGTACCGGACGTCAGCAACGCTCGCGGTGCACCAAATACCGTGCTTGCCCGGTTCGTTCTCTGACCGTGTGAGCTGGTTGACCATAGGTGCGGCAAATTTTTCAGCTGAACTTATGTTTGATCCAGCCCATAAGCCTATCACCTTTCCTCGAGGTAGGTTCGATTCCGCTAAAGCAATTGCCGCGAAACGTTCTACAGGCTCGTGAGTGACGATCATGACACCTCTAAATCCATTGTCCTTAAGTTCGCGGACGATAGCCGCAAACGACGCTTCAGGGTTCGAAACATCATCGGTACTTGCCAAGATCGCAACATTCGCTTCAGCCGCTTTATCGATGCGACCGATCACGATACGCGGAAGCTTACCGAGCGGAACCAATTTCAGTAGGTCCGCTAATTCGCCCACTCGTGAATCTGGGGCGGATCCGACAAGTATCAGTTCGTCCATCACTACACCTGCAAGCAGGGCATAAAGATCTGTTGCGCTGACATGACCCGTACCGATCACAGCAACGCTTGCTTTTGTTTTGTCCTTTGTCGCCATTCTCGTGCTGGAAATGAAACGAATGTTAGTACCGCTTACGAATTCAACAGTGCAAAAGGCGTGCCCGTTAAGGCCGATATCCTGAGGCCCGAAAAAAGGGCAGTTATCACACTGCCTTGTGATCATGAACACAAAAATTACGCGGGTTGATCGAATCAGGTGTGTGAAAGTTCGCGCATTCGCAACGGCATCACCTCCGAATTCGGTGTCAGATAACAAAGAGGAGATCTGTCTTGGATGGGAAGCTCGGAAATATCGGAATAAATCGACCATCTAAAGTGATTTACGGACAGACGGCTGTTCATCATTTATTAAGATCTCTTTAACCGTCCGTTTATCGAAATTCGTTCTAATTGTGTTTGCAGCCGTCAAAGCTATGAGATCAACACCTGGATTTATGGCACTTGCGGGGCCGTCAGGCGATCCGTTCCTCAATCCCGGATTTACCGGAGTTTCGGATGGGCGCTACACGGTGCGTCTCGCTGAAGACAGCAACGACGTCGAGTCAGCGCTGCGATTGCGTTACGACGTTTTCAACGTGGAGCTTGGTCGAAGGGGAACATCAATACACGACGCGGGGCTCGAATTCGATGCCTACGATCTCAAATGTCGTCACATGATCGTTGTTTCAAAAGCGACGGGAGAGACCGTTGGTACTTATCGCCTGAATTCGATCGAGACCGCCCATTCGACCTACGGTTTCTATTCTTCGAACGAATTCACGATCGAAGATCTGCCGTATGAAGTGCTCAACGACGGGATCGAGATCGGTCGTGCGTGTATAGCCAGCGAACACCGGAACACCAAGGTTCTCTTCCTTCTCTGGAAAGCCCTGCTTGCGTATCTCGAACAAAGCGGAAAGAGGTACTTTTTCGGATGTTGTTCAATTTTCACGGACGAACTCAGCATAGGACGGAGAGTGTTCAGACACCTGGCCCGAGCTGGCCACATCCACAGAACATTCGCAGTTTCGCCGTGCAGAAACAGTCTTAGCCTGGTCGAAGAAGACGGCGGCACGGATGAGGTCAGGCTTCCTGCACTCTTCGATATGTACCTTCGAATCGGCGCACGGGTATGCGGCCCGCCTATGGTGGATCGCGAATTCGGGACCATCGATTTCTTTGTTGTATTTGATGTTACGGAAATGAATGAGAAATACCGCCGGCTGTTTTCTTGATGTGCGGTCGAAATGATCGACCGGCAAGTCAAACATAAACGCGTTCCTCAAAACTCCATTCCGAGTCTCGATGAAATCGCAGCACAGTCGAGCAGCGTGTACCGTAATTCGGTGTCTTTATGAAGATTGCCGAGACCGCTTTTTCGGCTTCATATGGGAGCCCGGTCGATGGCAGATCGTCGTCGCTGGCTTGTGATTCATCCGACAAAATATCGAAGAGTTCATCGTTCGACGTTCCGAGCGATCCGATCAGGTTCGCCAAGCGCGATCTTCCTTTTGTGACCTTCGGCCATGGCGTATCGAGCAGGTGATTACTTAGACCGTAAATGCCGGGCGACAATTCTCGAAACCCTTTGACCCTGTTCGAGGAATAAAACAGCTCCTTTCGCCTGCCGATCTGGCCAACAAGCAAGTTGAAGCCCGAATATTGGTGTCCTTTCTTCTCGACATCCGCCAGATGATCCTCAGCCGGCCGATCAGATCGGAGAAATGCAGCGACCAACTCGCCTCGTGAACGTGATCCCGCCGGAGTTCCTGGTTCGCGGAAATTGGTCACGGCCGCAAATCGTCCGCTTTTTGTTACGCCGAGCCACGTTCCGCCGCCTTTCAGGTCACGGCCTCCGAAAATGTTATCGGAACCATCCCAATAGGCCGACGGTGCAGAAGGCCGGTCGTAAAATTCGTCTCGGTTCGCAAGCAAAATAAGCGGATGATCGGGATGTTGTTCGTAAGCAATATATATTACGCACATCGTTGTTTCGTTGGCTGATACGGATTACACGAACGTCGTTTCGGCCGCACGGGCTCCAAGGGCGAGACGAGCAAGTCGCAGCACTGATGTTTGCCTGACCCCCGATTTGCAATTCGCGGCACCGATCTCAAACGCGATGCTCCATTGCCTGAACAAAATTCGATATGCATCGAACAGGGTATATTGCGGATCATAGATATTAGTTGACTCACTCGTGACACCGTTAAGCTCGATTATCTTAAAACGTTCACCTCGTTTGAGCTCTTCGAACGAGGACGTGCGAATATCGAATCGGCCAAAAAAGAAACCATCAAATCCGCGGCAGATCTCGTCGATCTTTTTCTCTAGTACATTGGTTTTGAGCCACCCGCCATCGAGGAATATTGCCCCTCGCGAATGCGTTCCGATCTCGGTTAGTTTGATCTCTTCGCCACCGCCGTAAACATTGGCGAGAGCAGCCTTATTTTGCTCGAAATATTTTGCAGCCAGGCAAACGGCCCGCGGATGGCTCAGGATCAGTTCTTCAAGAGTCGATCTTCCGTCACCGATAAGCGAAGGTAAGTGTTTCTCGGTGATCGAAAAGATGCGCCCACGTTTTTCGTGCGGATAACGATAGTAAAAGATGCTGACCTCGCGGCCGGACGCATTTTCCTGCAGTATCATGTCCGAGTCAGAGGCTGACAGTTCCGCTTCGAGGCTTTCAGATGTTCGGATGATCCTTACGCCCGTTCCGCGTTCTCCCCTGTCGGGTTTCAGTACAAGCGGAAATTGCAGTCCGTTTTCGTCAATGAATTGCGATGCCTGACGGAGTTTTTCGGGCGGGGAAAGCGCGCCATTCAATAGCGTGTGTCGAAGCAGGAATTCGGTCGCGTCTCGCGAGCTCTTTAGTTGCTTGTAAATGTCATCTTTCGATTCTCCCTTAAATCCGCTGGCCGGGATCGCGGGATTGACAGCGGTGAAAGCAGTAAGGCTTCGGTGCCTGATCGCGAGCCAAAACACGTATAGGACGACCGGTGCGTAAAAAACTTGAAGCGGCCAGAATTCCCAGTGTGCCATTCGTTTGATCCGGCCAACCAACATGCGGCGATTTTTCCATGAACTGTATTTAATGGCCGTCCGAATCACTATTACGATCACGATCAATCCGAGAAGTGTGTTATCCGGGAAGAGAAAAGCTTGCGAGAATGCTGTTGAGCCAACCAGGATCGGCGTCCATATCGCCGACGCCAACAAAAAATAGAGAACGAACTTTCCGAAATCCGTGCGTAGAGCCCCGGCCAACAAATAAGTAGGCAGGCGGAGTCCCGAAACAAAGCGGCTAAGAAACACTGCTGCCGCGCCGTGCTTCGTTAGCCATTTGGACGCACTGGTTATCGTTCGATCCGGTACAAATCGCTTGACCAGTTTGTTTTCAAACGTTCGTCTTCCAAGCATCCTTCCTGCTCCATACAGAAGAATATCGCCGACGAAGATGCCCAGAAAGCAAGCTGAAAGTGCAAGCGCAAAGCTCATTCGCCCGGTCGCCGCTGCTGTTCCCGCCAATAGGCACGCGCCATCTTCGCTCAAGAAGGTGCCAAAGAAGAACAGGAAAAACAATCCGGCGGCCGAGAATTCCGGAACGCCATTCTGAAGGATCTGTGAAAGATCAAGCATCTAGCATACTGCCGAGGATCGGCAACTCCTTTCGGTGTATCAACAGGATGACCGCACTCAGCACAAACACCGTTACAGCTAAGATAAATAAAAGGCCGCCGTCGTCCTTTACAATTATCCCGAGCATCGTCGCATGGCTCAGGATCGCCCCTGAAATAGTTCCGAGAGCTATGAACGCACCCAGCCAGGCTGTGCTGGGAATAAGCAAGAGAATGACGGCAATAAGCTCGATAACGCCTGACCCTATACGACCGTAGGCTTCAAATTCTGCGCCCATCAGCGTTGTAAAGATATACTTCGATTCCTCTGCCCCTGTGAATTTAAAGAAGAGGGTCTGAAATAGAATGATCGCCACGACTATGCGGCAAACCCAGCTAAGTATCACTATCTTTGATGACATGGTTTTCTCCAAATATTAACGGTTGAAAATTTGCTTAAGGTGCCAAATAGAAATCGAGGTCAGCAATAAATGCCCTTGGGCTGCATCCCGTTAGAGTTACGCAGCCATCGTTTTCCAATGATCAAGTGTCGACGGTGCAACGCCGAAAGTTCCAGACACGGCGATGCCGAAACCGGCCAATTTTTCCGCGATCAGCGCATGATGGTGCACCGTATGACTATTAAGGAATTCGAGCTCGCGTGCGATGCATGACGGCAGCCAGGCCTCGTGGTCTATCTCTGAACGGACGTAAACGGTCTGTTTCAAGATCGTGTCGTCAACACCATGCATCCGTTGCAACGCGAGCCGCAGCCTTTCCGCTGCGTGACTGCGATCGATTTCGACGCGGAGATCGCGTTCTCGCGCACTGTAATCGATGCGCCTCTCAGTAATTCCCTTTAGAAAGTTGTTCAGAAAATCCAGATTGTGGCGGAAATGCCCGCCGATACTGCCAGTACCGTTGGCAGAGGTTCGATATGTCAGATCATCGAGTCGTTCGATCAGTTCGCGCCCGCGTTCGAACTCGGCGATGGCATTTCGAATGAGCAGATTGTCTGATCGTAAGCAAATGCGTGTGTCTTTCATTCGTTACTTTACTGCACTGAATATTAAGGCCGTCGCAGAGTGAATTCCCTTTATCGGAGTAATTATTCCACCGATCGGCTTTGGAATACCAAGAGCGATTTCCGGGATTCATGACACTGAAACTCAGCGGAGGTACGTAATTTTCGCGAGAAATTCTAATAACCGATTACGGAGAAAAAAGTATGACTACCCAGAAATTTATGGCTAGTGTTGCGATCATCGTGACACTGGTGTTGAGCATTCAGACAGGCTTCGCCTTCAACAAAAACGGGAAAAAGCAGGCGACCTTCAAGGTTCGCGTGGAGAACATATCCGATCCTAATGGACTCGTGACCGCCGGCGGCAATAAATATCCGTTCGCGCTCTCGCCGGGCCTCTTTGTCATAAATCACAAAAAACAGCACTTTTTTGAAGAAGGTGAGAAAGCGAGCGCGGCCCTGGAACTACAGGCCGAAGACGGCAATCCAGAAACTCTGTCAAAGAGACTCCAAACGAAAGTAGGCTCCCTCTTTATGGGTATATTCAACACGCCGGTGGGCGCTGATAAGCCAGGCCCGCTTCTTCCCGGCAGCGCGTACGAATTTACGTTCGAGGGTGCCGAGGGAATGAAGTTCAACATAATCGCGATGTATGGCCAGTCGAACGATCTCTTCTATGCTCCAAAAGAAGCTTTGGACCTTTTTGACAAGAATGGCGATCCACTGGATGGTGACATCACGGAAAAACTCCTACTGTGGGATGCAGGTACCGAAGTCAATCAGGCTCCCGGGATCGGCGATGAACAGGCTCCGCGTCAGAAAATGGCGAACACCGGCAAAACCGAGAATGGTGTTGTAAAGCTCGTCAACGACGAATTCAGATATCCGAAAACATCTGACGTTCTGCGAGTGACCGTTACCGCGCAGTAAATGCAATCTCGTTACAGCCCGGCTGCAGCGGAGACCTTGCAAAAGAGATCTGCCCGCAGTCGGGTCATCGAAATGCGGAGAAAAATAATGAAAATCAATACGCTAATACTTGCGATCACGTTCGGAATCTGTGCGGTTGCGACGTCAGCTCAAACCCTGAGCAAGAAATCGATCACACTTGAAGGGGCTCGAACGGTCATATCCGGAGCCAAAGCCTTCGCTAAGGCAGCTAATGCACCTGGAGGTGTGATCGCCGTCGTAGATGACGGCGGTAACCTCGTTGCCCTTGAACGCCTCGACGGCACCTTCACAGCCGGGGCCAACATCTCAGTCGGCAAGGCAAAGACCGCAGTTATGTTCAAACGGCCGACGAAATTTTTTGAAGACATCATCAAGAACGGCCGCACATCGATGGTCGCCTTGCCGGATTTCACACCTCTGCAGGGCGGTGTGCCGATAACGGTCGACGGTCAGATAATTGGCGGCGTCGGTGTCTCCGGCGCAGCCTCAGCCCAGCAGGATGAAGAACTTGCGATGGCGGGTGCGGCAATGCTCAGCGGCGAAAAGGCATCCTCCGTAACGTTTCTTGACAGCAAAACTGTAAACGATGCTTTCGCAAAAGGTGCGGTTCTGAGTGGCGGCACGAATGGCGAGAACTACATGGTTCACGCGAGTCGCCGCGAGAAGGCCGGCCTCGCTGAGGTGCATGATCTAGATACGGACATCATCTACGTCCTTGACGGAACCGCAACGGTCGTTACAGGTGGAAGCTCAGTCGATCCGAAAACGATCGAGGCCGGTGAGCACCGCGGTACTTCCATCGAGGGTGGCGAAACACGCCAACTCAAGAAGGGAGATGTGTTGATCGTCCCAAAGGGGACCCCGCATTGGTTCAGACAAGTAGACGGCACTTTTCTTTACTACGTCGTCAAGGTTAGGTAAGAGGTCTGCCCGCAAAATACTCCAAAGAACGCAAAAATGAAACTTCCTTTGCATTCTGTTTTTTCGCGGGCACGTCTTTGTGAGGATATATGAAAAGCATTTTTACTATTGCGATCCTATTTCTTGTATTTGGTGCTGTTAAGGCGCAGGATGTTCCATCGGGCAAGCCGGAAGCGGCTATCGATCTAACCACGACCGAGGGCGTTCGGCTGGTTGCGGGTCAATGGAAATACAGCGATACGAAGATCGTCGAGACCACTTTCAACGCCGCCGGAGCGGACAACCAACCGAGCGGGCCATCTGTGAAAACGTACGACTACACTCCGCACGCGGGAATCGCGAATTTTGACGATTCGGCATGGGAAAACGTCGCCCCGGACGATCTGGCAAAGCGACGCGGCAATGGCCGCTTGTCATTCAACTGGTATCGCATCAACGTAACCATTCCTGAGCGTTTGAACGGTTTCTCGACCGCAGGTTCTACGGTCGTATTCCAGACCGCTCTCGATGACTATGCAGAGGTCTGGGTGAACGGCGAACTCTCACGTTCCCTAGGCCAACGCGGTGGTTCGGTCGTCGCCGGTTGGAATGCCCCGAATCGACTAGTAATTGGCCGCGACGTAAAGCCGGGCGATAAGATCCAGCTGGCGATCTTCGGCATCAACGGCCCGATCTCGAATCCGCCCACCAATTTTATCTGGATACGCGAAGCAAGACTTGAATTTTACAAGGGTGAAACCACCGGTCCGATCGCGGTCACGCCGAGCGAGGTAAATGTCGAGGTCGTGCGTCTCGACAACGAGATCAACAAGATCGTCGGGCCAAATCCAAAGGTGTTCAAGTTAGCAGAGGGCTTCAAATTTACCGAAGGGCCTGTCTGGACAAAGGACGGCCTGCTCTTTAGCGACCCGAATGCTAACACCATCTACAGGTACTCGAAAGACGGAAAGCTCAGTGTTTTTCGCTCGCCCAGCGGCTACAGCGGCAGCGACATCGCCGCCTATCGTCAGCCCGGGTCAAACGGGATCACCCTC
The DNA window shown above is from Chloracidobacterium sp. and carries:
- a CDS encoding universal stress protein, translated to MRIIIAIDGSEFSDAAVAKYCSAFAGKYDEVKILTVVEPMTHIVGAPFGVVDEYYNTYIREARNEAAGNLDKARSMLSDCLKGDQNITTELAVGSPAQAVVETAAEWNADLIVMGSHGRGFWQRVYLGSVSNSVVHNAPCSVLVVRGQGLGPTTLEQNQ
- a CDS encoding GNAT family N-acetyltransferase, producing the protein MRSTPGFMALAGPSGDPFLNPGFTGVSDGRYTVRLAEDSNDVESALRLRYDVFNVELGRRGTSIHDAGLEFDAYDLKCRHMIVVSKATGETVGTYRLNSIETAHSTYGFYSSNEFTIEDLPYEVLNDGIEIGRACIASEHRNTKVLFLLWKALLAYLEQSGKRYFFGCCSIFTDELSIGRRVFRHLARAGHIHRTFAVSPCRNSLSLVEEDGGTDEVRLPALFDMYLRIGARVCGPPMVDREFGTIDFFVVFDVTEMNEKYRRLFS
- a CDS encoding NRDE family protein; protein product: MCVIYIAYEQHPDHPLILLANRDEFYDRPSAPSAYWDGSDNIFGGRDLKGGGTWLGVTKSGRFAAVTNFREPGTPAGSRSRGELVAAFLRSDRPAEDHLADVEKKGHQYSGFNLLVGQIGRRKELFYSSNRVKGFRELSPGIYGLSNHLLDTPWPKVTKGRSRLANLIGSLGTSNDELFDILSDESQASDDDLPSTGLPYEAEKAVSAIFIKTPNYGTRCSTVLRFHRDSEWSFEERVYV
- a CDS encoding VTT domain-containing protein, coding for MLDLSQILQNGVPEFSAAGLFFLFFFGTFLSEDGACLLAGTAAATGRMSFALALSACFLGIFVGDILLYGAGRMLGRRTFENKLVKRFVPDRTITSASKWLTKHGAAAVFLSRFVSGLRLPTYLLAGALRTDFGKFVLYFLLASAIWTPILVGSTAFSQAFLFPDNTLLGLIVIVIVIRTAIKYSSWKNRRMLVGRIKRMAHWEFWPLQVFYAPVVLYVFWLAIRHRSLTAFTAVNPAIPASGFKGESKDDIYKQLKSSRDATEFLLRHTLLNGALSPPEKLRQASQFIDENGLQFPLVLKPDRGERGTGVRIIRTSESLEAELSASDSDMILQENASGREVSIFYYRYPHEKRGRIFSITEKHLPSLIGDGRSTLEELILSHPRAVCLAAKYFEQNKAALANVYGGGEEIKLTEIGTHSRGAIFLDGGWLKTNVLEKKIDEICRGFDGFFFGRFDIRTSSFEELKRGERFKIIELNGVTSESTNIYDPQYTLFDAYRILFRQWSIAFEIGAANCKSGVRQTSVLRLARLALGARAAETTFV
- a CDS encoding DoxX family protein, with translation MSSKIVILSWVCRIVVAIILFQTLFFKFTGAEESKYIFTTLMGAEFEAYGRIGSGVIELIAVILLLIPSTAWLGAFIALGTISGAILSHATMLGIIVKDDGGLLFILAVTVFVLSAVILLIHRKELPILGSMLDA
- a CDS encoding spondin domain-containing protein, which encodes MTTQKFMASVAIIVTLVLSIQTGFAFNKNGKKQATFKVRVENISDPNGLVTAGGNKYPFALSPGLFVINHKKQHFFEEGEKASAALELQAEDGNPETLSKRLQTKVGSLFMGIFNTPVGADKPGPLLPGSAYEFTFEGAEGMKFNIIAMYGQSNDLFYAPKEALDLFDKNGDPLDGDITEKLLLWDAGTEVNQAPGIGDEQAPRQKMANTGKTENGVVKLVNDEFRYPKTSDVLRVTVTAQ
- a CDS encoding heme-binding protein; the protein is MKINTLILAITFGICAVATSAQTLSKKSITLEGARTVISGAKAFAKAANAPGGVIAVVDDGGNLVALERLDGTFTAGANISVGKAKTAVMFKRPTKFFEDIIKNGRTSMVALPDFTPLQGGVPITVDGQIIGGVGVSGAASAQQDEELAMAGAAMLSGEKASSVTFLDSKTVNDAFAKGAVLSGGTNGENYMVHASRREKAGLAEVHDLDTDIIYVLDGTATVVTGGSSVDPKTIEAGEHRGTSIEGGETRQLKKGDVLIVPKGTPHWFRQVDGTFLYYVVKVR
- a CDS encoding SMP-30/gluconolactonase/LRE family protein; protein product: MKSIFTIAILFLVFGAVKAQDVPSGKPEAAIDLTTTEGVRLVAGQWKYSDTKIVETTFNAAGADNQPSGPSVKTYDYTPHAGIANFDDSAWENVAPDDLAKRRGNGRLSFNWYRINVTIPERLNGFSTAGSTVVFQTALDDYAEVWVNGELSRSLGQRGGSVVAGWNAPNRLVIGRDVKPGDKIQLAIFGINGPISNPPTNFIWIREARLEFYKGETTGPIAVTPSEVNVEVVRLDNEINKIVGPNPKVFKLAEGFKFTEGPVWTKDGLLFSDPNANTIYRYSKDGKLSVFRSPSGYSGSDIAAYRQPGSNGITLDPQGNIVFNQHGNRRVVRLEKDGKETVVADKFEGKRFNSPNDLVYRSDGTLYFTDPNFGLPKFGDDPRKELPHTGVYSLYKGKLQLLTTEFTGPNGIALSPDEKYLYVGNWDDNRKVVYRYELQPDGTVKNGKLFFDFTPIKGEDAIDGVKVDIAGNVYVSAPGGLHIVSPEGKHLGTIIAPQHVHNMAWGDDDGKTLYLCARNGLYKIRLNVKGAGPSHD